In Bos indicus isolate NIAB-ARS_2022 breed Sahiwal x Tharparkar chromosome 19, NIAB-ARS_B.indTharparkar_mat_pri_1.0, whole genome shotgun sequence, the following proteins share a genomic window:
- the GSG1L2 gene encoding germ cell-specific gene 1-like protein 2 gives MDQWARQQRALALLPVCLALTFSLTAVSSSYWCEGTRRVAKPLCQDRPGVLHCIHYSRGSSDNGTQAVQYIWEMGDDKFVQRRFHVGLWQSCEETLGSTGENCRSFQSVIPAEEQGVLWLSIGAEVLNILLTLTSAVLLGSRVRHHSGFHWLKVDASVAILTVLAGLLAMVAHMMYTTIFQITVNLGPEDWKPQTWDYGWSYCLAWGSFALCMVASVMATSRYTAARRELADKKSGQKGSRHSPQDFQKPKASESVWETETAPSPAGCALIGVSKHLPPEAPGKVSMC, from the exons ATGGACCAGTGGGCTAGGCAGCAGCGGGCTCTGGCCCTCCTCCCGGTCTGCCTGGCCCTCACCTTCTCCCTCACAGCCGTAAGCAGCAGCTACTGGTGCGAGGGCACGCGGCGGGTGGCAAAGCCGCTGTGCCAGGATCGTCCGGGGGTGCTGCACTGCATCCACTACAGCCGTGGCAGCAGCGACAATGGGACCCAGGCCGTCCAGTACATTTGGGAGATGGGGGACGACAAGTTCGTCCAGCGCAGGTTCCACGTGGGGCTCTGGCAGTCGTGCGAGGAGACGCTTGGAAGCACAG GTGAAAACTGCAGAAGTTTCCAGAGTGTAATACCAGCTGAAGAACAAG GTGTCTTGTGGCTGTCTATTGGGGCTGAGGTCCTGAATATCCTACTGACATTGACAAGTGCAgtcctcctgggctccagagtgaGGCATCACTCTGGGTTCCACTGGCTCAAGGTGGATGCCTCAGTAGCCATCCTCACCGTGCTTGCAG GGCTCCTAGCCATGGTGGCCCACATGATGTACACAACCATTTTTCAAATCACCGTGAACCTTGGGCCAGAAGATTGGAAGCCTCAGACGTGGGACTATGGCTGGTCATACTG CCTCGCCTGGGGTTCCTTTGCCCTGTGCATGGTTGCATCGGTCATGGCCACAAGCAGATACACAGCAGCCCGCCGGGAACTCGCAGACAAAAAAAGTGGACAGAAGGGCAGTCGGCACTCTCCACAAGACTTCCAGAAACCCAAGGCTTCAGAAAGTGTTTGGGAAACAGAAACTGCTCCCAGCCCTGCGGGGTGTGCCCTCATTGGTGTATCTAAGCACCTGCCACCAGAGGCTCCAGGCAAGGTGTCCATGTGCTAG